The genome window CCGGTCCGGCTTGAATTCGGTCATGATGAGTTCTCCTTCTCCCGTTTCCGGCAAATATATACGAATGCGGGCGGAAGATTAAGCGGAGAAAACTGGATGTCCTCAAGCTCAAACAATTGGCTGAGCTGTTTTTTCATCTGCTGCGAGTATTGGAAAGCGACAAACAAGCCGCCGGGCTTTAGAGAAACCAGAATTTGGTTCATTAGCTGATCACGCAGCTGCTGCGGAAAGTTAAAAAAAGGAAGACCGCTCAAAACACAATCCAACTGCTCGATCCCTTCACTGTGCATGACAGACTGGAGCTTGCACGCATCGGCATGATAAGTGAAGCTTGTAAAACGGTCTGCAAGACGTTCACGCAAATGCGGATCCTTCTCGAATACAAGAACGCGGGCATCATGATTCTTCAGTCTTCCAATATGCTTGGTTATGGCTCCGGTACCCGCCCCTAGCTCGGCAACATATTTCACCTGGTTCCAAGGGATCGGGGCCACCATTTTTTTGGCCAGAAATACGGAGCTCGGAGTGAAACTGCCGATTTGCTTGGGAGCACGCGAAAACTTATACAGGAACAAAAGCCTTTCTTGAAATGCATTCATGGTGTAATCATTTTCTCCCTTCGTTATTACAATGTCCTAATCCAGCCAGACCATTCGCTTATCCCAGAATAACAAGAATAATCGTTATGGTAACAAAACTCAGTAAGGTGCTGACAAAAGTAATACTTGAAACCAATTCCGGTTCGGCTTCGAACTGGATGGCATAAATGACGGCCATTACGGCTGAGGGCATGGCTGAGGTCACGATCAGCACCTTCCTCAGCAGCGGCTCGACCGGAAGGACAGAAACGAGCGCCAAGGCGATCAGCGGCGATATCACCAAGCGGACGATTGTTCCGTAAATAATTTTGTTCCAGTCCAGAACGGTCAGCTTCATTTCGGCCAATTGGAATCCCAAAACCAGCATGACCAAGGGAATAGCGGCGCTGGATATCAAGTCGATGGCAGAAAAAATATTCTCAGGCATCTTCATGCCGGTAAAGTGAAAGCCTAAAGCCAGAATTGCCGCATAAATCGAAGGAAGCTTAAACACAGCGATAAAGGCCGATTTAATGCCTTTCGCTGATCGATTGGCATAATAGCCGCCGAAAAAATTCATGAATACAGAATGGATAACCAGCAGCGAAATCGACAGCGTGAAGGCCTCTTTTCCGTACGCAAACAACAAGATGGGAGCACCGTAATTTCCGGAATTCATGAATACAGTCGATAAGACAAGTCCGCTTTCAACCGACTGTGGATATTTGCGAAGCCTGACATAAATAAAATTCAACAGAACAAGAGCCCCTAACAAGGCAAGAGCAAACAAAACCATCATCAAATATTGCATGTTCAGATCGGCTGTGTAGAACGTCCGAAATACCAAGCTTGGGGTCAGTATGTAAATGACAACGGTGGAAATGGATCTGATGTTCATTCGTTTCCATCTTTGTACCGTATAACCGATAAGAAAAATTAGCAAAACAGGCAGCATCACTTGAAAGAACATTTGCACCAATATTTACTCCTCCGCTATTATGAATGATTTTTTATATGTATTTTTAAACTATTCAACGATTTGCTCGAATTATCCTGCATGTGTTTAACATAATATCATTATGTAAACTACACTGCAGCCACGCAAAAAAACGCCC of Ferviditalea candida contains these proteins:
- a CDS encoding class I SAM-dependent methyltransferase, with translation MNAFQERLLFLYKFSRAPKQIGSFTPSSVFLAKKMVAPIPWNQVKYVAELGAGTGAITKHIGRLKNHDARVLVFEKDPHLRERLADRFTSFTYHADACKLQSVMHSEGIEQLDCVLSGLPFFNFPQQLRDQLMNQILVSLKPGGLFVAFQYSQQMKKQLSQLFELEDIQFSPLNLPPAFVYICRKREKENSS
- a CDS encoding AEC family transporter, translating into MFFQVMLPVLLIFLIGYTVQRWKRMNIRSISTVVIYILTPSLVFRTFYTADLNMQYLMMVLFALALLGALVLLNFIYVRLRKYPQSVESGLVLSTVFMNSGNYGAPILLFAYGKEAFTLSISLLVIHSVFMNFFGGYYANRSAKGIKSAFIAVFKLPSIYAAILALGFHFTGMKMPENIFSAIDLISSAAIPLVMLVLGFQLAEMKLTVLDWNKIIYGTIVRLVISPLIALALVSVLPVEPLLRKVLIVTSAMPSAVMAVIYAIQFEAEPELVSSITFVSTLLSFVTITIILVILG